A stretch of Gossypium hirsutum isolate 1008001.06 chromosome A06, Gossypium_hirsutum_v2.1, whole genome shotgun sequence DNA encodes these proteins:
- the LOC107937781 gene encoding probable leucine-rich repeat receptor-like serine/threonine-protein kinase At3g14840, translating into MLIKRFKTLILLSYLLALSWIGTHKVEAATLPEDEVTVLNQIARTMGAINWNFDGNVCQENDTATVDIGIFKRQNLPGELPSELVNLPNLKEIDFAYNYLNGSIPTEWGSMQLEKISVFGNRLFGSIPSSLGNISTLKYLDLEVNNISGQVPPELRQLVNLETLRLSSNRLSGNLPSELADLRNLRDFRINDNNFNGSIPDFFQNWNNLTRLEIQGSGLEGPIPSSISALENLTILIISDINGANQPFPDVRKMTRIKRIILKKCSISGEIPEYVWKMTALRVLDLSFNSINGELEGVIPPGELKSLSNWKQSHWKYTTINLEDRNNCVCIYFLLEYLDLSYNSFAWQSPQQPACQPLRGDRTFGSGGAATLYRNGDNWGFSNTGDFRDDDDEVNSQLRFTKAVQSTNLSELYTTARLSPLSLTYYHYCLENGNYNVTLHFAEIQFSNNETYASLGRRLFDIYIQDEVKEQDFDIEAEAKAALVPFAKSYNVSVTNGRLEIRFYWAGKGTQAIPDRGTHGPLISAISLENPAFDQSKKKNNVVPIVVGIVGAFLVVFASGILLWRYHFKAKNQREKDPEGLDVQVISFTLKQIKVATNNFDSANKIGEGGFGPVYKGQLADGTVIAVKQLSSKSTQVNREFMNEIGMVSCSQHPNLVKLYGCCIEGNQLLLVYEYLENNCLSRALFGPENSKINLEWPTRHKICTGIAKGLAFLHEESRLKIVHRDIKGTNVLLDRDLNPKISDFGLAKLHEEEKTHISTRVAGTIGYIAPEYALWGYLTYKADVYSFGILALEIASGKHNMSYGPENKYTCLLDWASNLQQNGKLLELVDEELGGEYNKC; encoded by the exons ATGTTGATCAAGAGATTCAAGACCCTGATTCTGCTATCATATTTACTAGCCTTGAGTTGGATTGGAACACATAAAGTTGAGGCTGCCACGCTGCCTGAAGATGAGG TGACAGTGCTGAATCAAATAGCCAGAACAATGGGAGCTATAAACTGGAATTTTGATGGAAATGTTTGCCAAGAGAATGACACAGCCACTGTAGATATAGG GATATTTAAGCGTCAGAACCTTCCTGGTGAACTTCCATCAGAGCTAGTAAATCTTCCTAACCTCAAAGAGAT TGATTTTGCTTATAACTACCTCAATGGTTCCATACCAACTGAATGGGGTTCAATGCAGTTGGAGAAAAT CTCTGTCTTCGGAAACCGATTATTCGGATCAATTCCAAGCTCTCTGGGGAACATTAGCACCCTTAAGTACTT GGACCTTGAAGTAAACAATATTTCAGGACAAGTCCCACCGGAGCTCAGGCAGTTGGTGAACTTGGAAACTTT AAGATTGTCATCTAATAGATTGAGTGGAAATTTGCCATCAGAACTTGCGGATCTAAGGAACTTGAGGGACTT TCGGATAAATGACAACAACTTCAATGGCAGTATACCAGATTTCTTTCAGAACTGGAATAACCTTACAAGACT GGAAATTCAAGGTAGTGGACTTGAAGGACCTATTCCATCATCCATTTCTGCTTTGGAAAACTTGACAATTTT GATAATAAGTGATATAAATGGAGCAAACCAGCCATTTCCTGATGTGAGAAAGATGACACGCATCAAGCGAAT AATTTTAAAGAAATGCAGCATTTCTGGGGAGATCCCTGAATATGTTTGGAAAATGACTGCACTGCGTGTTCT GGATCTCAGTTTTAACAGTATAAATGGAGAACTTGAAGGTGTCATACCCCCTGGAGAATTAAAATCT CTTTCTAACTGGAAACAATCTCACTGGAAATATACCACAATCAATCTTGAAGACAGGAACAACTGTGTATGCATCTATTTTCTACTGGAATATTT GGATCTTTCTTACAATAGTTTCGCATGGCAAAGCCCTCAACAGCCTGCTTGTCAGCCACT GAGAGGAGATAGAACGTTTGGATCTGGTGGTGCTGCAACATTATATCGGAATGGTGATAACTGGGGATTTAGTAACACCGGAGATTTTAGAGACGATGATGATGAAGTGAACTCACAATTACGCTTTACTAAAGCTGTCCAGTCAACAAACCTCTCTGAATTATACACTACAGCACGACTGTCTCCGTTATCGCTTACTTATTATCACTATTGTTTGGAGAATGGGAACTATAATGTGACGCTACATTTTGCTGAGATTCAATTCTCAAACAACGAAACCTATGCAAGCCTTGGAAGGCGATTATTTGATATCTATATTCAG GATGAGGTTAAAGAGCAAGATTTCGATATAGAAGCTGAAGCTAAAGCAGCTCTTGTCCCATTTGCAAAATCATATAATGTTAGTGTAACAAATGGTAGACTAGAGATCCGTTTCTACTGGGCAGGCAAAGGAACTCAAGCAATCCCTGACAGAGGAACCCATGGCCCGCTCATTTCAGCAATCTCCTTGGAAAATCCAGCTTTCGATCAGTCAAAGAAGAAGAACAATGTTGTGCCAATCGTTGTCGGTATCGTAGGAGCTTTTCTCGTGGTCTTTGCATCAGGTATCCTTTTGTGGAGATACCATTTCAAAGCCAAGAACCAGCGAGAAAAAG ATCCTGAAGGACTAGATGTTCAAGTCATTTCTTTCACTTTAAAGCAAATTAAGGTTGCCACCAATAACTTTGATTCTGCAAACAAGATTGGAGAAGGTGGATTTGGACCTGTTTACAAG GGTCAGCTTGCTGATGGAACCGTAATTGCAGTGAAACAGCTATCTTCAAAATCAACTCAGGTAAATCGCGAATTCATGAACGAGATCGGTATGGTATCGTGTTCACAACATCCGAATCTTGTCAAGCTATATGGATGCTGCATTGAAGGGAATCAATTGTTGCTTGTATATGAGTACCTGGAAAATAATTGCCTTTCTCGGGCTTTGTTTG GCCCTGAAAATAGTAAAATCAACCTGGAGTGGCCAACCAGGCACAAGATCTGTACTGGGATAGCCAAGGGTCTAGCATTTCTCCATGAAGAGTCTAGACTCAAAATTGTTCATAGAGACATCAAAGGCACCAATGTTCTTCTTGATAGAGACCTCAATCCTAAAATATCCGACTTCGGATTGGCGAAGCTTCACGAGGAAGAAAAAACCCACATCAGCACACGAGTTGCCGGAACAAT AGGATATATTGCACCAGAGTATGCACTGTGGGGGTATTTGACATACAAGGCAGATGTTTACAGTTTTGGAATTCTTGCATTGGAAATTGCCAGTGGGAAGCACAATATGAGTTATGGACCAGAGAATAAATATACTTGCCTTCTTGATTGG GCCAGTAATTTACAGCAAAACGGGAAGCTATTAGAGTTGGTGGATGAAGAGCTGGGAGGTGAATATAACAagtgttag